From Candidatus Angelobacter sp., the proteins below share one genomic window:
- a CDS encoding tetratricopeptide repeat protein: MSTERQTPEDATRPDAGFRWHGISLRVVRLRRHVRCGLGVLTLLLCSCVGSFAGGEDVRSTFDQGNKLYEEGRFAEAASAYEKILQSGQSSPEVYFNLGNALFKSGHVGRAILNYRLAEQLAPRDPDIRANLKFARSSAADGGAQTVDWRQRLTGRLAIDEWTLLTAGSLWLWFVLLALGRLRPAL; this comes from the coding sequence TTGAGCACTGAACGTCAGACGCCCGAGGACGCAACCCGGCCGGACGCCGGCTTCCGGTGGCATGGCATCTCGCTGCGTGTCGTCCGGTTGCGCCGCCACGTTCGCTGTGGCCTCGGAGTGTTGACGCTCCTGCTCTGCTCCTGCGTCGGCAGTTTCGCGGGCGGCGAAGATGTCCGTTCGACGTTCGATCAGGGCAACAAGCTTTATGAGGAAGGCAGGTTTGCGGAGGCCGCGTCGGCCTATGAAAAAATCCTGCAAAGCGGCCAGTCCTCGCCGGAGGTGTACTTCAACCTCGGTAACGCGCTTTTCAAGTCCGGCCACGTCGGACGAGCGATTTTGAATTATCGGCTCGCCGAGCAGCTCGCCCCGCGTGATCCCGACATCCGCGCCAATCTGAAATTCGCGCGCAGCAGCGCCGCCGACGGTGGAGCCCAGACCGTGGACTGGCGGCAGCGGTTGACCGGTCGTCTGGCGATCGACGAGTGGACGCTGCTGACGGCGGGGTCTCTCTGGCTGTGGTTCGTCCTGCTCGCGCTCGGACGATTGCGACCTGCGCTCA
- a CDS encoding BatD family protein: MSAATFTATLDRDTIGVSESATLSLRFDGGIPAEVPTIPAVSGLSVTGNGQSSQFNFVNGRSSSVVSYNYLVRAAQPGQYTIPAISASVDGKTVTSQPLKLNVLKNGEATPESAVIGKNAFLKLVVPKNEAYLGEVLPLEIRLYARQGNLKQQPQLAQEGFTVGKMIQQQLTKTLIGNQYFSLLVYKTFVIPAKAGRLTLGPATLVLAVPHPNTRVDFFGQPVDWMDVNLATDPVNIDVHPLPTNNVPADFNGAVGAYSLATSISTNTVTVGDPITVTVQITGRGPIDSLTLSSLNNWRDFRVYPPSTKVETTDEFGLEGVKSFEQAVIPENAEVKELPPITFSFFDPDRKSYRTVSHPATPVIIRPGNAAPAQPTVLATTPLDRDEPKPATDIVHIKPRIGALAQIRPALIQQSWFISLQTVPLLAWLAVLVWRRREENLAGNPRLRRKRQVAQTVREGLTDLRRLADATRTEEFYATVFRLLQEQLGERLDRPASAITESVIEEQLRPQGADAETLATLQELFQACNQARYAQQRSGAELAALIPKVESALKQLQQLKLEH, translated from the coding sequence ATGTCGGCAGCGACCTTCACGGCCACGCTGGACCGCGATACGATCGGCGTCAGTGAAAGTGCTACGCTATCGCTGCGATTTGACGGAGGGATACCTGCCGAAGTTCCGACGATCCCCGCCGTTTCGGGGCTCTCGGTGACGGGCAACGGACAGTCAAGCCAGTTCAACTTTGTCAATGGCCGATCCTCTTCCGTCGTGTCCTACAACTATCTGGTGCGTGCCGCTCAACCGGGCCAGTACACAATCCCCGCCATCAGCGCCAGCGTGGACGGCAAAACGGTGACGAGCCAGCCGCTCAAATTGAATGTGCTTAAAAACGGCGAAGCCACGCCCGAATCGGCCGTCATCGGCAAGAACGCCTTTCTGAAACTGGTCGTGCCGAAGAACGAGGCGTATTTGGGAGAGGTGCTCCCGCTGGAGATCCGCCTGTATGCGCGGCAAGGAAATTTGAAGCAACAGCCACAGCTTGCTCAGGAGGGCTTTACTGTCGGCAAAATGATCCAGCAACAGCTCACCAAAACCCTCATCGGCAATCAGTATTTCAGCCTGCTGGTTTACAAGACCTTCGTGATTCCCGCCAAGGCCGGCCGGTTGACGCTGGGTCCCGCGACCCTGGTGCTGGCCGTGCCGCATCCGAACACCCGCGTCGATTTCTTTGGACAACCTGTTGACTGGATGGATGTGAACCTGGCGACCGACCCCGTCAACATCGATGTCCATCCGTTGCCAACGAACAACGTGCCGGCGGATTTCAACGGTGCGGTCGGTGCTTATTCACTTGCGACGAGCATCAGCACGAACACAGTGACCGTGGGCGATCCCATCACCGTGACGGTTCAAATCACGGGCCGCGGCCCGATTGATTCCTTGACGCTGTCGTCCCTGAACAACTGGCGGGACTTCAGGGTTTACCCGCCGAGCACAAAGGTCGAAACAACCGACGAGTTCGGGCTTGAAGGCGTCAAGAGCTTCGAGCAGGCCGTAATTCCTGAAAACGCCGAGGTCAAGGAGCTGCCTCCGATCACCTTCAGCTTTTTCGATCCGGACAGGAAGAGCTACCGGACCGTGTCACATCCGGCAACGCCGGTCATTATCCGGCCCGGCAACGCTGCGCCCGCGCAGCCAACGGTCCTCGCGACAACCCCCCTGGACCGGGACGAACCGAAGCCGGCCACGGACATCGTTCACATCAAGCCGCGAATCGGCGCGCTGGCACAAATCCGGCCGGCCTTGATTCAGCAGTCCTGGTTCATCTCGCTTCAGACTGTGCCCCTGCTCGCCTGGCTGGCCGTCCTCGTCTGGCGGCGGCGCGAGGAGAATCTGGCCGGCAATCCGCGTTTGCGACGGAAGCGGCAGGTGGCGCAGACCGTCCGCGAAGGGCTGACCGACCTGCGCCGGCTCGCAGACGCCACCCGGACGGAGGAATTTTACGCCACGGTATTTCGCCTCCTGCAGGAACAGTTGGGCGAGCGCCTCGACCGGCCCGCGTCCGCCATCACCGAATCCGTGATCGAGGAACAGCTCCGTCCACAGGGCGCGGACGCCGAGACACTCGCAACACTGCAGGAATTGTTTCAAGCGTGCAACCAGGCGCGCTACGCGCAGCAACGGAGCGGCGCGGAGCTCGCCGCGCTCATTCCCAAGGTCGAATCGGCGCTGAAACAACTGCAACAATTGAAACTTGAGCACTGA